GATTAATTGTCAGTTATTATAAATGAGACACCAAAGAAAAACTATCCAGCTAAATCTTATATATTAAACTTACAAAATCACCAAAATCCGTAGTATTGGGCCAAATACATTACAGCTAAAGGACTGAAATACTCACTGAAAACAAGACAACACCCAAAAGAATCAGAGAGAAAGAATGGTAATACTTTTGTGTATTAAGCTTCCATTGTTcataaatgaaaacaaaggaaaacaaGAAAGCTAGAATAATTGAATAACTGATATTTAAAGTTTGCGGCCTGAGCACAATTGAGGGTAGTTATTTTTTTCACCATTGAGCAATAGCCATACACAATCACCTAAGTAAGGGTAAGTTTGGATGGCGGTGTTTTTATCTGTTATTAGTATAAAATAGAATGACGGTCAGATCaaatactataataatattataacataaaataaaaagtaaattaatcaCATGACTTCACCATCATCCAAACTCACCTAGAAAATTACTCAAACTCTTCAAAAGTATTTTCAGACAAGCaacacttgaaaaaaaaaaaagtggcaCAACAAAATCTGGATAAAAAAGAGAGTTACCTACAAAACCAAGGAGGACGAGGAGATAACCCCACATTTATATCAATATCGGGTTTTTCCTTTGTTTGCTTGTTGGGTTTTGCATTTGAACCATTTGGTGTTTTTACTTGCTCCTTAGGACTATATTTCTcctaaatatgattaaaaaaaagggaCTCCAAGATCATTTATCAAAAACTAACAAACAAGAGCAAGCGAATAAGAGACTTACTGCCTCAGTGATGCATTGCGTACGACCCTGAACGGTTTGCTGCTCAAAAATCACTCCACAATCAATGCACGATAGCTATGGAACCAACCAAATAAGAAGATGGAAGCAGAACAAATTCTAAAGCGATTTGATAGCTTGGGTTTCTTCAAGTTCTCGCCGCAATCCTCACATTGAACCCACACCATATTTCCCCCTCCTTTTTTCCTTAGTTTGTTGTTCCAGAAAATTAAGGAAGAAATAAAGAAGGATTGCAGAAAATGAAGCAGCACGGAGAAGATGATAGGCTTGGGGTGTTGATAGGttgttcttttgatttctttcattGACGGGATAGTCCAACAATTTAGgaaccaaaacgcagcgttacAAAGCCACCAATAGTGAAAGGGTAGGAACAGAAATAAGTTTATGAAGGGCTTAAGTTCTGCCCATTTTAATCCATAATCCATACCCCTAAACCAGAAACCCAGGCCCGAAAGCGTTTTGTATTACTAGAATTCCATCACAAAATCAGTCACATGCATGTCAAtgtggcatattttaaccactaATAAACGCAAAACGTCTTTCAATAGATTTTTGAATCTTATATCACACCAAAGTTTGGATATATTTTAGACTTTTTATCTAATGTTTACATGTTGAAAATTACATGAgaacaaaattgtttttaaacaaATGTTATGATTAGATGTCACATACATCACAGCTGTCGTTAATTTCTAATGGCTTAATGTATATGCTCAATtcggataattcttttaataatttaaaccatttaaatgattgtgattattattttaaaatagatattttatttaaattttgttgtataTAAACatgaatgtatttttaatttattaaggtataataatttatttagtttttcaattttataaaaatcattttagctttttatttaatatttttctcttttaattcttaaatcatGTTGTATgccaaatcacctcaaaatagatgaaaaattaatgtatgtttattttgttgGTGTGGCATACATGTAGATGCCATGtcaagaattaattaatttttaaaattaaaaatcaaaaaataatattactaaaattatttaaaagcataaaaatattttaaaaataaatatttttagtttttaaaattaattgataatgtGACATACATGTGGATTGTCACATAGTCCATGTAAATGTCACATTAACAAAATGAGCAAACCTAGCTTTCCATCCATTTCAATTAATTTGACAAGTAATACaaatttaatggctaaaaaagtaaaaaaaattaaaatgacttttttgtaAAGAGGTATATAATGCAAGTCAATGTAAATCCAACATGGTTTTTAGTGTTAATACTCCATTGGATGTTCAACTAAATATGGGGGACATGTTCGGGGTCTCTGTTGCGAAGAATCCAGGCACATATTTGGGGATCCCAAGCCTATGGGGGAAGACTAGAATGAATGCTCTAAGCTATGTGAAGGAAAGGCTCATTAGCAAGCTCAAAAATCGGTTGCCAGTGCGGTTCCAATATACTACATGTCCTGTTTTAAATTTCCCAAGAAGCTTTGCAACGAGATGAATGAAGCTTTGgctaacttattttttaatattattttaatttaatatttatatatttattaaaaaatttatttattaaaattttttatatcgtcatcttaatatttttttaatgtatatattagaataatattatatatttagtataaatttatttttataatatgttataaattacataatatataaaaataacataatataatattaagtattataaatttaaaaatgtgcCGAATTGGATAAGTTCAAGCCTTAAATATCCAAACTTGAGCCAGATTCATATTTTGAAAGGgtctaatttttattatttaagtccatttttcaggcataatatttttattcaaacctaCTAAATTTTGGGTTGGGCGGGTAATCCCACCCATGAACAAGTATATTCAGGAGTGGTTGATAAGAAACTGGGGAGGAGTGTATGGGATCTTAAagtacaaagtaaaataaaaatcttccTTTGGAAAGCTTTATCTGGGGCCTTGGCTACGAACTTTAATATGTGGAACAAGTTTGGTTATAGAGATCCGATCTGCTGTTGATGTCACAAGGAAGCGGAAACTATTGAACATTTACTATTGAGCTTTGGATGGGTTCGAAGGGTATGGTATGAAGCTTGCCATGGTCTTCGTGTGAACAAGGAAGATATTAGCAGCTTTGGTGGGTGGCTTGAGGAGATTTTTAGCTTGTTCAAAGGTAATATGCAAAATGCCTTGGATATGAAACTCAGAATCGCCTTTACCTGTTGGATAATTTGGAAGGAACAATGTGAAGCTATTTTCAATGGAAGTTCTGTTAGTGACAAGAGAGCCATCTATAGAGTTAAGATCGGTATGGTGGAGCTGTGTGAGCTTCAGAACAAGCAAAGCGATTGTAGGAAGAAAACTACCTCTAATAATCGTGAAACTCTTCTCTGGTGGAAGCCGGAAACTGATTGGCTTAAAATAAACGTGGATAGCGCTTTTGAGTATCTCTTGAAGCAAGATGGGATTGAATCTTGTTGCTGATTCACCAGATGAAGTGGAGCTTCAGGCTTTATATTCCGGTTTGCAGCTTGCTAAGAGAAGAAAGTGGGATAAAATCATGATTGAAACTGACTCCAAAGTAATTTTCACTCAAGTTACAGAGAAATGAATTagttacaaataaaattatgtttctatTTAACCATGCTTCTTTGGTTcctaataatcatttaattttatgaattaatgaACAATAGGCGACAAAAGCATCTACCTATGTTATTAATAATTGTAAGAAACTGCTTTTTGAAACCTTTTTCAAATGGGGTCTTATTCCAAAGATGTCATTCTTTTtgcttaaaaatttcaaaaaaactaACTTATTAAGAATATAAGTTTCCTTTAATTAAGCTAGGCGAAATATTAATCAAGATTTGAAATCAATACAAATCTTTTATTGACTTAATTAGCaagaatataatatttaaattgcgGTAATAACATGATTGTTGtgatttttacttgttttagtattatttatttattataatggTTACTATTTAAGGGCGGACCATGATGGAGGCTGAGggtcccaatttttgttttttggaaattttcattttttccttgaaattttatgaacttttttgAAATTctgattaatttcataaaagaaatttaaaattttaattagaattttttaaatctcactaaacttttaaaattttaaaattctcccAAAACTTAATCTCAGTGtctattataatttacaaatatatatgattacGATAATACgggaaagaaaaacaaaattcgTAATGGCATAGTCTAATTGTGAGGAACTAAATTATAAGCACGAGAGAAAGCAACAGGCTGGCTACCAGACGCTACAAAGCTGAATTGCTTAGTTGTTGGAGAGACTTAGGGtaggtttggatgggcgattaagtgcggtgcgtttaacctactttttgtctcacgctacaattaatatctaatctcaccgctaccgttatttttacactaactacAGATAAACGCACCGTCCATCTAAACTCACCCTTAGAGTACACTTCGTGGTCAGTGGCagtcctttcttcttcttattcttttttttaatttacgtGGTATTCTTATATGTTTCGAGTCCCTACTTCAACTTCTAATCAACTTAAACGCCAAATGATAATAAGCTTAAACCCACACGTTAACCACGCGCGTTATTATCAAAGCATGATTTAAAATCCGTTCAAGTCTTGCATTTGAAAACCTTTCTGAAGAAAGTAGGAAACCAACCATGGCATGGGGCCTCCCCAAttgtttatctttttttaataaatttgataataatctATCTCTTCAGGGAATTCGTGGGGTTGTAATAATATAATACGATAACATATATGTATACCcttcaaattattatcaattttcagAAATGCTTGTGGCCATACCATGATTTTCCAGCACAATCACGCTTCtgaactttaaaagaaaataaaaaaagtttggcTGTCATGAGATTGagacacacacacatatatatatatatatatatatatatatataagttattgtataaaataaattcgaatttatatattcattttttctGGTAAATTTAGAAACCCAAAGTGGAAAACGATGAAAAAGTGCGGCAAATTATCGTAACGATTTGTCtaataaaagttgttttgtCTCTTCATTGATTCTATCACATACTGAAAAATCTTTACCGAAGATAGAGTTAAAAAAAGCGTCATTGGAATCCATTAAACCTACCATTCATGTTAGTTTTCCACAacttataataacatttaatgAAACTTTACACGTTAAAAACTTCCACATTCTGAATTAAGGTGAACGTGATTTTTTCCTTTCTGTTTTTTAATGCTTTTGATGCTATTTAAAAGTGAAAACCTAGTTGTTTCTCTAAGAGGTTGGAGCTGCACAGCCAACtgtaaatagttttatttttattaaaaaataatttttttataaatatcacTTAATCCATGCAAgaaaatttctcaaattttaccattgtttttatattgaaacttaaaattttattttaattaaagtttattttcaaatttgatcattattctCACATTGAGATTGAATTTGATTCCTGTTTTGTATttgacttaatttttttcaaattttgtccataatatttcttaaaaaagtTGGGCTAAAAAATGTTGAAGCCTTCCGtagaaaaaattttcaaatttagggattaatttaaaccaaaaaataattcaagacCTAATATACGAAAAATTACCTAATTCAGGTCCcattataaaaacaattatcAAATTCAGACCTCAAtacattaatcaaataaaaaaagttcTTGTTTATTGATACAAAACCTAGTGATGTAGATTGAGAATTGTTCATGTAGTAATGCGGAGAGCTACTAAAGGTTAGGAGGTTTTTGAGAAACTTTTACAAAGTCTTGATACATTAGTGAGCCTCTTTCTCACTGATAATAAAGAGGATTTGTTAGAGTTGTTTGACCTaaattcttattaaaaaaataatacaatgataaaattagGGGCTGCACAAGTAGAATCCATATGGAACTACacttttatatgatatttattagaataaggtgtttcaaccttactacattgcttttattttacattgaataaaataaggtttttcaacctagTCGagactcctcttgtatcattcgaattcgacattaGAGAATTTTCCTCTCCTCTACCCGTAATTTTTCCCCGAAAGGATTTTCACGTAAAAATctatgttttttgttttgttttcttattattttatgatcatTCTATTGCCATTATTAATGTTAGTTTTAACTGGATTTCAAACTTAACATAGGTCTTGCGAGATAAATGTTCTATCGTATAGGGTCTTAAAGAATTTTATTGagacataaataaatatgactGGTGTGATTAAACTCAATTaggtattaaaattataagatatGACAATATTATTGAGATTTGTGACTAACTAAAACTCTTGTGGATGAATTCCTTTTCGTTTAAGTAGTTAATCTAACCAGCCATTTCTTGATggtaaacaaaattaataatacagttgaaattcaagtttttatattatttgagcaAAGGCACCGCATGGTATGCGGATATTTCTGCTGTAAAAAGGGTATGATTTCAATGATTGCAACCACGCTCCAATAATGTATAAAGGAGACTAGAAATATCTTTTTCTATAAGAGTTTCTCACTTTACATACAAATGGATTGGCCAACACGTGGGGATTACGGGATACACGGAGTTtgggtttttattatttatttatttatttccgcAACATATTGCTTAACTTGTAAAATCTCCCTGCACAAGTAAATGTCAGGAAGAATTTTGGAAAGGACACAACAAAAATCTTTCCGGAAGTCCGacaaaaaacattttaaatattttcattttagtatatatacacatgtgAATTAAATTCAACACAGATGGAGCAATATCGTTCAATAGCACTAGTGTTTTGATGGGAGGCGTGTTTAGAGATCCTGATGTGAGATGAATGTGTGGGTTTTCAATGGCGGTTGGCAAGAAAACAATTTTTCGAGTTGAAGCACGAGCCATACTTGAAAAATTGTGCATAGCATGAGAGAAAAGATCCAGACACTTAAAACTAAAATGTGATAATGCACTTCTAGCAAACACTCTGTTAGCTGGTAGAGCTGCCAATAGTAGTTTGGTGGATTTACATTTAATCAATTGTTTTCTCAGACGAATTTGGAAGATTAGACTTCGTCATATTCCAATGTCTCAGAATGCGGCTACTGATCAAATGGCTAAGTACATGAATAATGGTACACTGAATTTGTTGTTATTTGTGGATCCACCAAGTTCAGTACAAGGGGTTTTGCAGTTCGAGAGTAATGCCTTTACACGGGTTTGATTGGTTTAATGTAATCACTTAGTGTTGTTCCttttttctaccaaaaaataTGTTATCTCGTCATCCCTACTCTATGTCTTCGAATAAGCTTgaattgattcaaaatttgattggtttaatgtaatgattcaaaatttgagttaatcgaattgTGTTCTTTGAGTTAACtcaaataagtaattcgagttttgAGTTAgagttgagttaaattttataattcgaaTAACAAATTAGTGTAAATACCCTTTGCTCCCTatcattttagaaaatgaacaaattggtctctttctcaacaaaattacaaaaaaaatcaaaataatttttaaaattcaaaatatttataaaaattttaaacaaatctaAAGAATACATAAAGaaagttcaattttaatttttttctaaaatggtcattttaggacttaaataaattaattagtgattcaagtttatcatattaaagtatcttattattattttgctttgaaagcttttcaaatatatatggtttcaaatttatgtgctctaatatGGAACtagttatattattattttaatttgacatgtttaatttttaatttaaatcaaacaatTTCACTTAATTCGACTTAAgtcgaatttcatttcacttgacTAGATtcgataaaaattcaaatagaattagaataataaaatatgattcatcaactcaattaactcaaaatattttcattcgATTCAACTTGATTTGATTGAATGCTCACTCCTAATCATGATAATCAACATATAACTTTTATAGTTATACAAATGCCTATGCAACCTATTGTTAGTAACGCAAAGTGAAATCCCACGTTGATTAGGAATAAGCTTATAAGAAGATTTATATACAGACTTGCCTCTTTCTCTCATCGGGTTTTCAACAGATTTGTGTTGTTGCTctaaatttttgttctttttaatatttaagtacatatatttttgaaaatttgatcaattttcaGATGCTGAAAAATCTACGAAAATAAATTGGTCAATTGCAAAAACTAACCTTACTCTTTTTACTATTCTTTCCTTCGACGAATAGTATAAATAGCGAGGCCTTTCCTCATTTTTTATacacaagaaaaacaaaaaacaccGTTCTTTCCTCTATTTTCCTATTTGTTTCCTCCCTGTTTTCTTAAGTTcttttcttgattatatttccttattttttcaGCCCAAGTCCTCTGTTCTATTTTCTGGTCAATTGTTCGATTCATTTCACTTGTTGTTCCACCTTCTTTATTCAAGTATAGGAATATAGAAATATTGTGTAAATATTAGGGATAACGTCTACTACTCAATTACACCGATCAAGACAAATTTACTTCTATAATAGTGGTTTTTCCGCGACATAGTTGTTACTTATTTATGCTAAATTTATTCTTGCAATAAATgctaacaaatttattttataatagtatTTATCCAACACTCGGTACATCATTTAAGACTTCATTTGGATACAATTGTAACTCGTTTagagtaaattttttaaagattttattaaatattgaaataagttataaattgaGTTACatcattaatattcattttatgttttattgcaATTTACCTCATCTCCATTTGttggtaaaatattaaatagatcATGGTTAATTATAGATACGTATAAATTTATATGTGCCATATATGTTATTTTAcgtaaaatatttacttttttaacaTGTAAATTGTATGACgaacataaataattaagatGAGAATCGAAAACGGTGCGtactatgttttaattaattagctttGCGTATGAATTTgcactccttttttttttttacaggttgaattataaattgctgttttttttttttgcaaatatatatatgtaaattgcTGTTTTTCCTGTCGGCTAGACATGAATGTATTTGTGTGCTGAAAAGTGTTTAGGTACGAAATGATagaataattcaatttttttataatatttcattaagagtgaaaatgtttaaaaagaaaaaagaagaaggaaaagttACTTcccaataatttattttggctATCCATGCAAATTGCAACCATATTTACAAATACTACAATAATTCAAAAGGGAGATCAAAGAATAAAGATGGTCTTTcatttatctcttttattttggctacgacttgaaatttaattgttgGTGAGAAGACACCTGCTACTTAACGTGCATTAGTTAAgtcaacatttatacataaatataattacaatgtttaaaatgttttaatggaaatatattaaataatacttAAATCCTTAATCTCTTATTATCGTTAAAGTagtaaaattaatctaaaaaccATAATTGATCTTAATACATAGACATAGTACAtggtaaaaatgataaataaaatattatatcctAATCCATCATCGTTAGATTACTCcgacaataaattttaaataattaattgttgcGAAAGGCACCCAAAAAATTAGCACAAAAAATCAAGTCTCCGGAAGTTTAATTTTGTGATCAATCAATACAAAGTGGTAGGGATTTTGGATAAATTTGGTGGCATGCTTGCATATACATAACACATTAGAACACATCTAGAAACAGAAAATAGAGTTAAAAGCACTAGGGCTTTTGGAACAAATAAAGTAtacacattgcatttatttacaaattttcattaagtggTGTTTGATGGATTAAACGGCGATAAAATATGCGTGAAAGCGATTGAAAACGGAATCGAAagagaagatgaataaaatgaagagaaaaacaaTTGAGAGAGCATAATGCCTTCCTTGTCCTTCAACCCAAAAGTAAGAAAAAGtagcatattttaataatttccgacgcactattaaaatttattactttaaaataaattaattgttagtgaAAATTATTTCcgacaaaaaattaaaattattaaatacgTAAAGCAAATAAATTTGTTAGTAACAATCCGTTTTGTAATTAATCAGCTAAATCTCTCTCCTTTAATACAGTTTATAAAGTCTTCCCCCTCAGaaactcaaaagaacaaaaactcCAACACCGGCCATTTTCCATGGAAGTAACCGGAGATCCTCCGTCTTTATGGTCACAGCCGACCATCTCCGCACATCGCCGACGGCCGCCTTCTCCTATTTTCAGCCTTCCTGTTCTCATCATTCTCCTACCTATCCTCGCATTGCTTCTCTTGTTCCTCGTGGTCCCTCCTTTTCTCTCCGTCACCGCTCAGATTCTTAGACCTCTCGGTGTCAGAAAAAGCTGGGACTCTCTCAACGTCTTTCTGGTCTTGTTTGCtattatttgcggcgttttggCTAGAAGAAACGACGACGATGATGGCCACAACGGCAACGGCATTAGAAATGATAGTATTAGTGGTGATAATAGTAAGCCAAGCGGCCACCATGTTTCGCAACAATGGTTTGGGCATCCGGAAAGAAAGATATATGATGACGGTGCTCCGATCAATGTGAGACCGTCGCCGGCGACCAGTGTGAGGAGGTTGAAGAGAAGCAGTAGCTCGTACCCAGATCTGAGACAGGATTCTTTGTGGGAGAATAATGAAGATCGATTTCggttttttgatgattttgaaataaataaatatcgatCTTCAACGGGTTATGGTGATCATCAAGTTCATGTGCTTCGTAGGAGTTGGAGGAGTGAGTTCGAAGAATCGGAAGCGAAGGTTATTCCCGTTGATACCTTTGTGCTTCGTTCTTCTACTTCATCAACTCCTTCAAAGACTCCACCGCCTTCAACGCCGCCTCCACCGCCGCCGCTGCCTCCTGCAGCCCCACGTCATAAACCAAGGCGAACTTATCAGGCAGCTGGACAGAAAGATAAGGTGATGAATCGGAACGATCGTGTTGATCAATTCGATGAAATTAAATCTCCATCAGGAACAACACCACCGCCTCCGCCGCCACCTCCTCGACGGCCACCATCGCCGCTGGTTCAAGTGGGAAATAGATCAGAGCAGAAGTATTCGAAATTGCAACGTAGAAAAAGTAATGCAACCAAAGAAATTAAGATGGTTTTTGCTTCGTTaaggaagagaaagaagaaacacAAGTCAACAGATCATGATCACCAGCAAGATTGTCCTTTACATTCTCCACCACAGCCACCGTCTTATTACTCTACTAGTACACGACCAACATCGCCCCCACCACCtccgccgccgccgccgcctCCATCCTCTGTCTTTCAGAAATACAATCTCTTCAGAAAAGGcagcaaaagcaaaaaaatcCATTCTGTTCCTgcacctccacctccaccaCCGCCAGCagcattttcgttttcaaaacgATCATCGAAGCAAAATATTCAGAttccaccaccaccaccgccCGCACCACCACCACCAGTCACTTcttatacaaaaatattatcaaagCAAAAGAGTCAGATCCCACCACCTGCACCACCAACAACGCCACCTGAATCTTCAAGGAAGGCAGACAACGGCAGACCGCCATTGCCAACAAAAGCAAATACTAGTTATTACGACGAGAACGTGAACAGCGGTGGACAGTCACCATTAATTCCGATGCCACCACCGCCACCTCCACCACCATTTAAGATGCCAGAGTTTAAATTCGTGTTCCGTGGGGATTTTGTTAAGATACGAAGCAGTCCTAGTTCTCGCTGTAGCTCTCCGGACTTGGAAGAAATTGATGTTTCTTCAAGCAAAGGTGATACAGAAACAGCGAGCATGATGGAGGGTGATGATGGGGCTGGCATTGCAGGCGTCCCAGTGCTCTGTCCAAGTCCCGATGTTAACGCTAAAGCTGAGACCTTTATTGCCAGACTCCGGGACGGATggaaattagagaaaataaacTCCTTGAGAGAGAAGCAAAGGACATAAGCTCAGTTCAGATCAGAATTCCCAGTTTTTTTCTGGTCGAATTTGGTTTCTCCGTATACATAAAGATTAATCAAAAGTTGACAAAACATTACAACAGGGATatatattgtattaaatttagtaGATACATGACTAGGAATGGAAAGACAGCTTCATGGGAGTTAATTTTTAGTTCACTGTCATGAAGATCCAATCCTTAAGTTGGGTTTTTACAGCTTCTGATGATGATTTGAAGAGTGTCATTACATATCTCGGATGCTAGCAGGGGTACTTACTGGCTCTGACTGTGACTTTGCCTTTTGTTTTCA
This sequence is a window from Gossypium raimondii isolate GPD5lz chromosome 5, ASM2569854v1, whole genome shotgun sequence. Protein-coding genes within it:
- the LOC105769015 gene encoding verprolin, with amino-acid sequence MEVTGDPPSLWSQPTISAHRRRPPSPIFSLPVLIILLPILALLLLFLVVPPFLSVTAQILRPLGVRKSWDSLNVFLVLFAIICGVLARRNDDDDGHNGNGIRNDSISGDNSKPSGHHVSQQWFGHPERKIYDDGAPINVRPSPATSVRRLKRSSSSYPDLRQDSLWENNEDRFRFFDDFEINKYRSSTGYGDHQVHVLRRSWRSEFEESEAKVIPVDTFVLRSSTSSTPSKTPPPSTPPPPPPLPPAAPRHKPRRTYQAAGQKDKVMNRNDRVDQFDEIKSPSGTTPPPPPPPPRRPPSPLVQVGNRSEQKYSKLQRRKSNATKEIKMVFASLRKRKKKHKSTDHDHQQDCPLHSPPQPPSYYSTSTRPTSPPPPPPPPPPPSSVFQKYNLFRKGSKSKKIHSVPAPPPPPPPAAFSFSKRSSKQNIQIPPPPPPAPPPPVTSYTKILSKQKSQIPPPAPPTTPPESSRKADNGRPPLPTKANTSYYDENVNSGGQSPLIPMPPPPPPPPFKMPEFKFVFRGDFVKIRSSPSSRCSSPDLEEIDVSSSKGDTETASMMEGDDGAGIAGVPVLCPSPDVNAKAETFIARLRDGWKLEKINSLREKQRT
- the LOC105766749 gene encoding UBP1-associated proteins 1C-like yields the protein MVWLSCIDCGVIFEQQTVQGRTQCITEAEKYSPKEQVKTPNGSNAKPNKQTKEKPDIDINVGLSPRPPWFCSLCNTKVTSQQTLLLHAEGKKHRAKARAFHAKQPKIKRIVNRWRINLKERPNRRICPKMAMSK